One genomic segment of Fundulus heteroclitus isolate FHET01 chromosome 10, MU-UCD_Fhet_4.1, whole genome shotgun sequence includes these proteins:
- the hexdc gene encoding hexosaminidase D, which translates to MSPPWPKGKKLVHLDLKGAPPRVEYLHKLIELFSKLGVDGLLVEYEDMFPYEGELRLLQATAQPAYSREELLSIQESAKAKGMEVIPLVQTFGHMEFVLKHRPLWHLREVPHCVGTLNPHKEEGVKLVMEMLRQVVEMHPELRTVHIGADEVYTLGEGEDSKLWLATTGHSVEQLFLSHVTRVAKAIKEAWPDMNIIMWDDMMRGMSQDTLKASGLVGLVQPMLWDYTPNLDVERTVSLLEKYCGAGMSDLWAASAFKGSTSVHTCVTCTQRHVDNHLQWLKVAASLPSAINMRGMALTGWQRYDHLSVLCELLPVALPSLASCLQTLTHGQFSAEAQRKVTETLGVSSVEVEAMERTSAGESLFPGRKLAELIVEINSLLDSEDLRFFESNMFVRGWFSPYHRQRKMVNPSNSMHIHNQASLYLDTLQEKVEALRKEMVNLYPDSTAEEWIEEHVGPVTAPLQRITEAIQDCVKEMVP; encoded by the exons ATGAGTCCACCTTGGCCCAAAGGAAAGAAACTTGTTCACTTAGATCTGAAAGGCGCCCCACCACGGGTTGAATACCTTCACAAG CTGATCGAGCTGTTCTCTAAGCTGGGCGTGGACGGCCTGCTGGTGGAGTACGAGGACATGTTCCCTTATGAGGGAGAGCTGCGTCTCCTGCAAGCCACGGCGCAGCCCGCTTACAG CCGAGAGGAGTTGCTGTCCATTCAGGAATCTGCCAAAGCAAAGGGCATGGAGGTGATCCCACTCGTACAGACCTTTGGCCATATGGAG TTTGTGTTGAAGCACCGGCCACTCTGGCACCTCAGAGAGGTCCCGCACTGCGTTGGCACCCTTAATCCCCACAAAGAGGAAGGGGTGAAGCTGGTGATGGAGATGCTGAGGCAGGTGGTTGAGATGCATCCAGAGCTAAGAACAGTCCACATAGGGGCAGATGAG GTTTACACTCTTGGAGAGGGGGAGGACTCCAAGCTTTGGCTGGCTACAACTGGTCATTCGGTCGAACAGCTTTTCCTCAGTCACGTGACCAGGGTTGCCAAGGCTATCAAAGAGGCGTGGCCTGACATGAATATCATCATGTGGGATGATATGATGAGAGGCATGAGCCAGGACACGCTGAAAG CAAGCGGTCTGGTAGGACTTGTGCAGCCCATGTTGTGGGACTACACCCCAAACCTGGATGTGGAAAGAACTG TGTCTTTGCTGGAGAAGTACTGCGGCGCCGGCATGTCCGATCTGTGGGCAGCGAGCGCCTTCAAAGGCTCCACTTCCGTGCACACCTGCGTGACCTGCACACAAAGACACGTGGATAACCACCTGCAGTGGCTGAAGGTGGCCGCCTCTCTGCCGTCGGCCATAAACATGAGGGGCATGGCCCTCACAGGCTGGCAGAG GTACGACCATCTGTCAGTCCTGTGTGAGCTGCTGCCAGTAGCTCTGCCCTCCCTGGCATCCTGTCTGCAGACTCTCACCCATGGCCAATTCAGCGCCGAGGCCCAGAGAAAAGTAACCGAGACGCTGGGAGTATCTTCAGTGGAGGTGGAAGCCATGGAGAG AACATCTGCCGGCGAGTCGCTGTTCCCCGGCAGGAAGCTGGCCGAGTTGATCGTGGAGATAAATTCCCTGCTCGACTCAGAAGATTTGAGATTTTTCGAAAGCAATAT GTTTGTGAGAGGGTGGTTCAGTCCCTACCACAGACAGAGGAAGATGGTAAACCCGTCAAACTCCATGCATATTCACAACCAAGCCTCACT GTATTTGGACACGTTACAGGAGAAGGTAGAGGCCCTGAGAAAGGAGATGGTAAATCTTTATCCTGATTCCACGGCCGAGGAGTGGATAGAGGAGCACGTCGGCCCGGTAACGGCTCCGCTGCAGCGTATCACAGAAGCCATCCAGGACTGCGTAAAGGAAATGGTGCCATGA